A genomic segment from Nodularia sphaerocarpa UHCC 0038 encodes:
- a CDS encoding RNA methyltransferase, whose protein sequence is MGLAGLRIVLVEPAGPMNVGSIARVMKNFGLHNLVLVNPQCDPVGEEALKMAVHAKEILESAVLVTTLPEALQGCVRAIATTARVRDWETPLENPRTALPWLLELPESPAALIFGREDRGLSNEELNYAQRFVRIPTSDNYSALNLASAVAICCHELAQYTAPPTTPPPSQTELASLDLVEIYYQELESLLLDIGYLYPHTALTRMAKFRQLYNRAHLQTKEVAMLLGILRQIEWALKSQDKNL, encoded by the coding sequence ATGGGTTTGGCTGGGTTAAGAATTGTGCTGGTAGAACCGGCTGGCCCGATGAATGTCGGATCAATCGCTAGGGTGATGAAAAATTTTGGTTTACATAATTTAGTATTAGTCAATCCCCAATGCGATCCAGTAGGGGAAGAAGCTTTAAAAATGGCAGTTCATGCGAAAGAGATTTTAGAATCTGCGGTATTGGTGACAACATTACCAGAAGCATTGCAGGGATGTGTGCGAGCGATCGCCACCACAGCTCGTGTGCGTGATTGGGAAACACCCTTAGAAAATCCCCGCACCGCCCTACCTTGGTTACTAGAGTTACCAGAGTCACCCGCAGCCCTGATATTTGGCAGAGAAGACCGGGGTTTAAGTAATGAAGAATTAAATTATGCCCAGCGATTTGTTCGCATACCCACAAGTGACAATTATTCAGCTCTGAATTTAGCTTCAGCCGTGGCTATCTGCTGTCATGAACTAGCACAATATACAGCACCACCGACAACACCACCCCCCAGCCAAACTGAACTGGCATCTTTGGATCTTGTGGAAATCTACTACCAGGAATTAGAATCTCTACTATTAGATATTGGTTATTTGTATCCACATACAGCCCTGACTCGCATGGCCAAATTCCGGCAATTGTATAATCGCGCTCACCTGCAAACAAAGGAAGTAGCTATGCTGCTAGGAATTTTGCGACAAATAGAATGGGCGCTGAAAAGCCAAGATAAAAACTTGTGA
- a CDS encoding Uma2 family endonuclease, producing MLVQSTLAEQRTVLHNVSWETFEALLRDTGEDRGSRLAYDCGTLEIMTPLFEHENPKIQFDRFIFSLAEEVGVEIKSAGSTTLKRRLANRGIEPDNCYYIQNEPAIRGQETLNLETDPPPDLAIEIDISSSSVNKLGIYAALGVTELWRYNGQDLKFYQLLEGEYIECSLSIAFPLISVSDISRFMQQSKNMGEIALLKSFRIWLREKIQ from the coding sequence ATGCTTGTCCAGTCAACCCTTGCTGAACAAAGAACGGTTTTACATAACGTCAGTTGGGAAACCTTTGAAGCCTTGCTGAGAGATACAGGTGAGGATAGAGGTTCTCGGCTTGCTTATGACTGCGGGACTTTAGAAATTATGACCCCACTTTTTGAACATGAAAACCCCAAAATTCAATTTGACCGCTTCATATTCTCTTTAGCTGAGGAAGTGGGTGTAGAAATTAAAAGTGCAGGTTCCACAACACTGAAGCGACGATTAGCAAATCGAGGTATAGAACCAGATAATTGCTATTATATTCAAAATGAGCCAGCTATTAGAGGTCAGGAAACACTAAATTTAGAAACAGATCCTCCCCCTGATTTAGCCATTGAAATTGACATTAGCAGTAGTTCAGTTAATAAATTGGGTATTTATGCAGCGCTTGGTGTTACTGAATTGTGGAGATATAACGGACAAGATTTAAAATTTTATCAATTGCTAGAAGGGGAATATATTGAATGTAGCTTAAGTATTGCCTTTCCCCTAATCTCTGTGAGTGATATCAGTCGATTTATGCAGCAGAGTAAAAACATGGGTGAAATTGCTTTATTGAAATCCTTCCGTATTTGGTTGAGGGAGAAAATACAGTAA
- a CDS encoding sensor histidine kinase, whose translation MITEYLTKFKKQIIWLSDLSNSWNIAQKISYGYSVVIGISFLGTISGLLLASNNEVYAYKQLNLSYQHQSLLKNLENSVTRIRLHPQRLATVLENSIWFEFEKNQFNNQLIQVNEQLADIEIFVHKYADDLLISKTQFDSLLESYRVTTQVYSHSVKSFWEQVEQNNFSEEKAKSHHTDLINLLQEREQVNINVKFDQLSDELIRAIGYADIQQQKADTRFEEAQKLRVKVIFASMLLSGAIAAALAIYTSRLIARPLELVTKVARRITQESNFQLRININSHDEVGTLATSLNQLVEWVADYTQEIEIARHNLEQRVEERTQELELARHNLEQRVEERTQELQKILQDLKETQAQLIQTEKMSSLGEMVAGIAHEVNNPVNFINGNIQCANDYIQDLLSLIDLYQQEYPEPSEIIAEKTAEIDLDFLTTDLSSLLSSMKMGAQRIREIVLSLRNFSRLDEAPMKEVNIHEGLDNTLLILNHRLNQSIAVIKNYGILPLIECYPAQLNQVFMNILSNAIDVLMEEKTKAEKQITIDTLKLDDHYIKVVIKDNASGIAPEIINKLFNPFFTTKPVGKGTGLGLSISYQIIDKHKGKIEVISELGKGTEFIILLPIKTQLN comes from the coding sequence ATGATCACAGAGTATCTAACTAAATTTAAAAAACAAATCATCTGGCTAAGTGACTTAAGTAATAGCTGGAATATCGCCCAGAAAATTAGTTATGGGTACAGTGTAGTAATTGGTATTTCTTTTCTAGGCACAATCAGTGGTTTACTGCTTGCATCCAACAACGAAGTATATGCTTATAAGCAATTAAATCTCTCTTATCAGCATCAATCTCTGTTAAAAAATTTAGAAAATTCAGTCACTAGAATCCGACTACATCCACAACGTTTAGCCACCGTTTTAGAAAATTCTATTTGGTTTGAATTTGAAAAAAATCAATTCAATAATCAACTAATTCAAGTCAATGAACAATTGGCTGATATAGAAATATTTGTTCATAAATATGCCGATGATTTACTTATAAGTAAAACACAATTTGATTCTCTTTTAGAGAGTTACCGGGTAACGACACAAGTATATAGTCACAGTGTAAAATCTTTCTGGGAACAAGTTGAACAAAATAACTTCTCAGAAGAAAAAGCGAAGTCTCATCATACAGATTTAATAAATTTACTTCAGGAAAGAGAGCAAGTTAATATCAATGTAAAATTTGACCAACTTTCAGATGAGTTAATTCGAGCAATAGGTTATGCGGATATTCAACAACAAAAAGCAGATACTCGCTTTGAAGAAGCTCAAAAACTGCGAGTCAAAGTTATTTTTGCTAGTATGCTGTTGTCAGGTGCGATCGCCGCAGCATTAGCAATATATACTAGTAGGTTAATTGCTCGTCCTTTAGAATTAGTGACTAAAGTTGCTAGAAGAATTACGCAAGAATCCAACTTTCAACTCAGAATTAATATTAATAGTCATGATGAAGTTGGAACTCTCGCTACTTCCTTGAATCAATTAGTCGAGTGGGTAGCAGATTATACACAAGAGATAGAAATTGCTCGTCACAATTTAGAGCAACGGGTAGAAGAACGCACTCAGGAATTAGAATTAGCACGCCACAATTTAGAGCAACGGGTAGAAGAACGGACTCAGGAATTGCAAAAAATCCTCCAAGACTTAAAAGAAACTCAAGCACAATTAATTCAAACCGAAAAAATGTCTTCTCTGGGAGAGATGGTCGCAGGTATAGCTCATGAAGTAAATAACCCAGTTAATTTTATTAATGGTAATATTCAATGTGCCAATGACTATATTCAAGATTTACTAAGTTTAATAGATTTATATCAGCAAGAGTACCCAGAACCAAGCGAAATCATTGCCGAAAAAACCGCAGAAATAGATTTAGATTTTCTGACTACAGATTTATCCAGCCTACTTAGTTCCATGAAAATGGGCGCTCAACGTATTCGGGAAATTGTCTTATCTTTACGTAATTTTTCCCGCCTAGATGAAGCACCTATGAAGGAGGTGAATATTCATGAAGGTCTTGATAACACTTTATTAATTCTTAATCACAGACTTAACCAGTCAATAGCAGTAATTAAAAACTATGGAATTTTACCTTTGATTGAGTGTTATCCTGCTCAACTCAATCAAGTATTTATGAATATTTTAAGTAATGCTATCGATGTGCTGATGGAAGAAAAAACTAAAGCAGAAAAACAGATTACTATCGATACATTAAAATTAGATGATCATTATATCAAAGTCGTAATTAAAGATAACGCTTCTGGAATTGCACCAGAAATTATCAATAAGTTATTTAATCCTTTTTTTACAACTAAACCAGTAGGTAAAGGAACTGGCTTGGGTTTAAGTATCTCTTACCAGATCATCGACAAACACAAAGGTAAAATAGAAGTAATCTCAGAATTAGGAAAGGGAACAGAGTTTATCATTCTCTTGCCCATTAAAACACAACTAAACTAG
- a CDS encoding PhnD/SsuA/transferrin family substrate-binding protein, whose amino-acid sequence MRRRKLFINFLLLIGGCTSGISRKNNNYNKSLKSRSKVIKFAVADATGLEELQRNYGAFCTTLEAVLGIAIEFFPVENRTAAAPALQSGQVDIVLAGPSEYVIFNSRAQAIPIVAIQRLDYYPIIVVRADSKIKSLAQLKGKKIAMRTTGSTSGHLAPIKMLLDAGLNSKTDIEILMLGNQGVKALNKGEVDAWTIASDRYKIILESEGLSEKDFSVIAKGTLLPGDVFVINNQWESNIIEDVRSRMLENQDKLLKSLLVATVNQPYEGSKMIPANDADYNIIREVYQKIGQGSFL is encoded by the coding sequence ATGAGAAGGCGGAAATTATTTATTAACTTTCTTCTCTTAATTGGCGGTTGTACATCAGGAATTAGTCGGAAAAATAATAATTATAATAAATCCTTAAAATCGAGATCAAAAGTCATAAAATTTGCCGTAGCAGATGCTACGGGACTTGAAGAGTTACAGCGCAACTATGGAGCTTTCTGCACTACCTTAGAAGCAGTATTGGGCATAGCAATTGAATTTTTTCCGGTAGAAAATCGCACAGCAGCAGCACCTGCATTGCAATCCGGTCAGGTAGATATTGTCTTAGCAGGACCATCAGAATACGTGATTTTCAATTCTCGCGCTCAGGCTATTCCGATTGTTGCTATCCAACGCCTTGACTATTATCCGATAATTGTTGTCCGTGCCGATAGCAAAATTAAATCCTTAGCTCAACTGAAAGGTAAAAAAATTGCTATGCGAACAACTGGTTCGACTTCTGGACATTTGGCTCCGATAAAAATGCTGCTAGATGCTGGCTTAAATAGCAAAACTGATATAGAAATTCTGATGTTAGGTAATCAAGGAGTGAAAGCTTTAAACAAAGGTGAGGTAGATGCTTGGACAATTGCATCCGATAGATACAAAATAATCTTAGAATCTGAAGGTTTATCTGAGAAAGATTTTTCTGTAATCGCTAAAGGAACGCTGCTTCCTGGTGATGTGTTCGTGATCAATAACCAGTGGGAATCTAATATCATAGAAGATGTGCGATCGCGGATGCTGGAAAATCAAGATAAACTACTTAAAAGTTTGCTAGTTGCTACAGTAAACCAACCTTACGAAGGATCTAAAATGATTCCAGCCAATGATGCTGACTACAACATAATTCGGGAAGTTTATCAAAAAATTGGACAGGGCAGTTTTCTCTAA
- a CDS encoding serine hydrolase — protein sequence MSESSDKRRNFSRRQPTNRRPPQNQGEKVGKKKVKVPLQQPRPPKKQVALTRVNHNMLPPPTATGVRRSKPGLVMPAAVKPIGYMNGMTPALNPHTVNYKTVRVQKPAMPKMGRRASRKTRLKPMARTMLYALRLLIVGVGIGAIVGTILSVLDPATRMPSNSAASSGNVGTNQPQLTANPAAGLYLSQEITSLKNAVQNLATANPNLTPGVFFVDLETGGYVDVNSAASFSAASTIKVPILIAFFQDVDAGKVRLDEMLTMEKDMVAGGSGNLQYQKVGTQYSALELATLMSTSSDNTATNMVIARLGGMEALNQRFQTWGLSATAIRNPLPDLAGTNTTSPRELGSLLAMVNQGNLVSMRSRDMILDIMRRTERNHLLPSGLGTGARIHHKTGDIATMLGDVGLIDIPTGKRYIAAVMVQRPNNDPVAEKLISAISSAAYQQFSQNIAPNPLMNAPVPPNMGNTMPPNATPVPFSPPQTFPSR from the coding sequence GTGTCAGAGTCAAGTGACAAACGCAGAAATTTCTCGCGGCGACAACCCACAAATCGCCGCCCGCCTCAGAATCAAGGCGAAAAAGTGGGCAAGAAAAAAGTCAAAGTACCACTACAGCAGCCGCGTCCTCCCAAAAAACAAGTCGCTTTAACGCGGGTTAATCATAATATGCTGCCTCCTCCCACTGCTACAGGGGTCAGGAGGTCAAAACCAGGGCTAGTCATGCCAGCAGCCGTGAAACCCATTGGGTATATGAATGGGATGACACCAGCTTTGAATCCCCACACAGTCAACTACAAGACTGTGCGGGTACAGAAGCCAGCAATGCCCAAAATGGGCAGAAGAGCATCGCGTAAAACGCGGTTAAAGCCAATGGCCAGAACCATGTTATATGCTCTACGCTTGTTGATTGTGGGAGTCGGTATTGGTGCGATTGTGGGTACGATCTTATCAGTCTTAGACCCTGCGACTCGGATGCCCAGTAATTCTGCGGCATCATCTGGAAATGTGGGAACCAATCAGCCACAACTTACCGCCAATCCTGCTGCGGGCTTATACTTATCTCAGGAAATTACTTCTTTAAAAAATGCCGTCCAAAATTTGGCAACTGCAAACCCGAATCTGACACCAGGCGTTTTCTTTGTGGATTTAGAGACTGGTGGCTACGTAGATGTGAATAGCGCCGCCAGTTTCTCTGCGGCTAGTACCATCAAAGTGCCGATTTTGATCGCTTTTTTCCAAGATGTGGATGCCGGCAAAGTCCGCTTGGATGAAATGCTGACGATGGAAAAAGATATGGTGGCTGGTGGTTCGGGAAATCTGCAATACCAAAAAGTGGGAACCCAGTACAGCGCTCTGGAACTCGCTACTCTCATGAGTACAAGCAGCGATAACACAGCCACTAATATGGTGATTGCTCGACTAGGAGGTATGGAGGCGCTGAATCAGCGTTTTCAAACCTGGGGATTGTCAGCTACAGCAATTCGTAATCCCCTACCCGATTTAGCCGGAACAAATACCACCAGCCCCAGAGAGTTGGGCAGTTTGCTGGCTATGGTCAATCAGGGCAATTTAGTGAGTATGCGATCGCGGGATATGATCCTTGATATTATGCGACGTACAGAGCGAAATCATCTGCTACCTTCTGGTTTAGGTACTGGTGCAAGAATACACCATAAAACAGGTGATATTGCCACCATGCTGGGTGATGTGGGTTTAATTGATATCCCCACTGGTAAGCGCTACATCGCTGCTGTGATGGTACAACGCCCTAATAATGACCCGGTAGCCGAAAAACTGATTAGCGCTATTTCTAGCGCTGCTTATCAACAATTTAGCCAGAATATTGCACCCAATCCCCTGATGAATGCCCCAGTACCTCCTAATATGGGTAACACTATGCCGCCAAATGCTACTCCAGTCCCATTTTCGCCTCCACAAACTTTCCCCTCCAGATAA
- the dprA gene encoding DNA-processing protein DprA, with amino-acid sequence MGEERAYWLAWTRISGVGPVLLRRLHQHFGTLATAWNATKAQLGEVPGFGFQTLEKVVEQRSRLHPEQLLSQHQQENPHFWTPADADYPRLLLETPSPPPILYYRGEVDLVENLGQKPLVGIVGTRKPSEYGLRWTRQISTALAKNGFTVVSGMAEGIDTESHLATMKAGGRTIAVLGTGVDVIYPHKNRDLYKQILSQGLVVSEYPARTPPDRTHFPRRNRIIAGLSRAVLVMEAPVKSGALITAAYANEFGRDVYALPGKIDDYPSQGCLKLLNQGASLILKELDELLKMLGAIPKIDTIDTLPIPEQLNLPDLSPELQQVMNAINCDILPFDYLVQKTGMNTGSVSSALLQLELMGLVSQLPGMRYQKS; translated from the coding sequence GTGGGAGAAGAAAGAGCATATTGGCTAGCTTGGACGCGAATTTCTGGGGTGGGGCCAGTGTTACTGCGACGGTTACACCAGCATTTTGGGACACTAGCCACAGCTTGGAATGCTACCAAAGCCCAGTTAGGAGAAGTTCCAGGTTTTGGGTTTCAGACATTAGAGAAAGTAGTTGAACAGCGATCGCGTTTGCATCCAGAACAATTACTGAGCCAACACCAGCAAGAAAACCCCCATTTCTGGACACCAGCCGACGCAGATTATCCCCGCTTGTTGCTGGAAACCCCCAGTCCACCGCCAATATTGTACTATCGCGGTGAAGTTGATCTGGTAGAAAATCTGGGACAAAAACCCCTGGTGGGGATTGTCGGGACACGCAAACCTTCAGAATATGGTCTTCGTTGGACGCGCCAGATTAGCACAGCTTTGGCTAAAAATGGCTTTACAGTTGTATCTGGGATGGCGGAGGGAATCGATACAGAAAGCCATCTAGCCACGATGAAAGCTGGGGGAAGGACAATCGCAGTTTTAGGGACTGGTGTAGATGTAATTTATCCCCACAAAAATCGTGATCTATATAAACAGATTTTGAGTCAAGGCTTAGTCGTGAGTGAATATCCCGCCAGAACTCCACCGGATCGCACGCACTTTCCCCGCCGTAATCGGATCATTGCAGGTTTAAGCCGTGCGGTTTTGGTCATGGAAGCGCCTGTGAAGTCTGGGGCGTTAATTACGGCTGCTTATGCGAATGAATTTGGCAGAGATGTTTATGCTTTACCTGGAAAAATAGATGATTATCCATCTCAAGGATGTTTAAAATTACTCAATCAAGGTGCTTCTTTGATTCTCAAGGAACTGGACGAACTGCTAAAAATGCTGGGAGCCATCCCAAAAATTGATACAATCGACACATTGCCAATTCCAGAACAGTTAAATTTGCCGGATTTATCACCAGAATTGCAACAAGTCATGAATGCAATTAACTGTGATATTTTGCCCTTTGATTATCTAGTGCAAAAAACAGGTATGAATACTGGCTCAGTTTCTAGTGCATTATTACAGTTGGAACTTATGGGTTTAGTTTCGCAACTTCCCGGAATGCGATATCAGAAGTCTTAA
- a CDS encoding tetratricopeptide repeat protein, translating to MSNGKFNKSINNNLNYMKRNRITHEFDQSSWGEIVLPQLSNDQLSEASKLLHQGVQQQKAGELIAALQSLQQALQMFEVVGDLQQQEQALSVLALVTYKSGDYQSTISYSQQCLALEQTTPDLSIQMQVLSLLGNAYRHRKNYKQGIQSLQKCLKISCQMSNKRSEVAALNNLGLVYKAAGKFIQAMEYQKKSLALVEELQDSWGMEQVLKNIGNTYYALDNYPQAIAYYERCVRIARLLKHIDSACQTLKNLGNACCATGNYGKAILYYEERLQLAKELKDIRSEEQSLGRLGVACEALGDYKKAIKYYEERLFLARRIKDSRIEKQALASLKFTCEALGDYAKAMQYQKP from the coding sequence ATGTCAAACGGTAAATTTAACAAGAGTATAAATAATAACTTAAACTACATGAAGCGCAATAGGATTACACATGAGTTTGACCAAAGTTCCTGGGGGGAAATCGTACTTCCACAGTTAAGTAACGACCAGTTATCGGAAGCATCCAAGTTACTACATCAAGGAGTTCAACAACAAAAAGCTGGTGAATTAATCGCTGCGTTACAGTCATTACAACAAGCGCTACAGATGTTTGAGGTTGTTGGTGATCTACAGCAACAGGAACAAGCACTTTCTGTTTTAGCACTTGTCACCTATAAATCAGGCGATTATCAAAGCACAATTTCTTATTCCCAGCAGTGTCTAGCTTTGGAACAGACTACCCCAGATTTATCGATACAAATGCAAGTACTTTCTCTGTTGGGTAATGCTTATCGTCATCGGAAGAACTATAAACAGGGAATTCAGTCTTTGCAAAAGTGTTTAAAAATCAGCTGTCAGATGTCAAATAAGCGCAGTGAGGTTGCAGCATTAAATAATCTGGGATTGGTGTATAAAGCTGCGGGTAAATTTATACAAGCAATGGAATATCAAAAAAAAAGTTTAGCACTTGTTGAAGAACTCCAAGACAGTTGGGGTATGGAACAGGTTCTAAAGAATATCGGTAATACTTATTATGCTTTGGACAATTACCCCCAAGCGATCGCTTATTATGAAAGATGTGTCAGAATAGCACGCTTACTCAAACATATTGACAGTGCTTGTCAGACACTGAAAAATTTGGGTAATGCTTGCTGTGCGACAGGTAATTATGGTAAAGCAATTCTCTATTACGAGGAGCGTTTACAATTAGCAAAAGAACTCAAAGATATACGTAGTGAAGAACAATCTCTCGGCAGATTAGGGGTTGCTTGTGAAGCATTGGGCGACTATAAAAAAGCAATTAAATATTATGAAGAACGTTTATTTTTAGCGAGAAGAATTAAAGATTCCCGTATTGAAAAACAAGCCCTTGCAAGTTTGAAATTCACTTGTGAAGCCTTGGGTGATTACGCCAAAGCCATGCAATATCAGAAGCCATAA
- a CDS encoding DUF6464 family protein gives MLKTLLVITVGLLPSLFSLWVIRKTHSRTRLGMRRAATNFAGRRIRNHIRPTEGDRYYLEGVGYLIGDISCQFNARSGYMRCAVNPSGPCQGCRHYEPRPLAASDPLL, from the coding sequence GTGTTGAAGACACTTTTAGTAATTACCGTTGGTTTGTTACCGTCGTTGTTTTCCCTGTGGGTAATCCGTAAAACCCATTCGCGGACACGCCTGGGTATGAGACGAGCCGCTACTAATTTTGCAGGGAGACGCATCCGAAATCACATCAGACCGACTGAAGGCGATCGCTATTATTTAGAAGGTGTCGGTTATCTCATTGGCGATATCAGTTGCCAATTTAATGCTCGCTCTGGCTATATGCGCTGTGCTGTTAACCCCAGTGGTCCCTGTCAGGGTTGCCGTCACTATGAACCAAGACCATTGGCTGCTAGTGATCCGCTATTATAA